One window of the Zea mays cultivar B73 chromosome 3, Zm-B73-REFERENCE-NAM-5.0, whole genome shotgun sequence genome contains the following:
- the IDP351 gene encoding Protein SEH1: MTERQVAELGPGTACCGWNHCGRRLAAGAVDGSVSVYDSQPPPSFKWQAHEQAIVNVVWLPPEYGDAIACVCADGTLSLWEEVAADDQLPTWRNCKIFEDGNSHILNVHFGLHLGILKMVTAYSDGQVKVYELLDSLELDKWQLQAEFQNITDPISRFGKPACTSASIAWNPRRGGSQQASFAIGFNSDSPHFNSCKIWEFEEAHQRWLPLVELGSPEDTGDKVCAVAWAPNIGRPYEIIAVATCKGIAIWHIGLNADADGGPSTQNVALLNGHDGEVWQLEWDMGGMTLASTGGDGMVKLWQANLDGVWHEQAVLDCSGSHV, encoded by the exons ATGACGGAGCGGCAGGTGGCGGAGCTGGGTCCCGGGACGGCGTGCTGCGGCTGGAACCACTGTGGCCGCCGCCTCGCCGCTGGCGCCGTCGATGGCTCCGTCTCCGTCTATGACTCCCAGCCGCCACCCTCGTTCAAGTGGCAG GCCCATGAGCAAGCCATTGTGAATGTCGTCTGGCTTCCTCCAGAGTATGGGGATGCTATAGCTTGTGTTTGTGCTGATGGGACACTGTCTTTGTGGGAGGAGGTTGCTGCTG ATGATCAACTTCCAACCTGGAGAAATTGTAAAATCTTCGAGGATGGCAACTCTCATATACTAAATGTACATTTTGGATTACATCTGGGAATTCTGAAAATG GTTACTGCATACTCAGATGGCCAAGTCAAGGTCTACGAGCTCTTGGATTCATTGGAATTAGACAAGTGGCAGCTTCAG GCAGAGTTCCAAAACATTACTGATCCAATCTCTAGATTTGGAAAACCTGCATGCACTTCTGCATCCATAGCATGGAATCCAAGAAGAGGTGGAAGCCAACAAGCTAGTTTTGCAATTGGCTTTAATTCAGATTCGCCTCATTTCAACTCTTGTAAG ATTTGGGAGTTTGAAGAAGCTCATCAGCGCTGGCTTCCACTTGTTGAGCTAGGTTCACCTGAGGATACAGGAGATAAAGTGTGTGCTGTAGCATGGGCTCCTAACATTGGCAG ACCATATGAGATTATCGCAGTTGCAACCTGCAAAGGAATTGCAATCTGGCATATAGGTTTGAACGCTGATGCTGATGGCGGACCTTCGACGCAGAACGTTGCTTTACTTAATGGCCACGATGGCGAG GTGTGGCAACTGGAATGGGACATGGGCGGTATGACACTCGCATCAACCGGAGGAGATGGCATGGTTAAGCTATGGCAGGCTAATTTGGATGGAGTTTGGCATGAGCAGGCTGTTCTTGACTGCAGTGGATCACATGTCTAG
- the LOC100278335 gene encoding MYB-like transcription factor ETC3, which translates to MDSSSGSQDKKFRDNDRPEAKEANSTAQHLVDFTEAEEDLVSRMHRLVGNRWEIIAGRIPGRTAEEVEMFWSKKYQER; encoded by the exons ATGGATAGCAGCAGTGGTAGCCAGGACAAGAAATTCAGAGACAATGATCGCCCTGAAGCAAAAG AAGCTAATAGCACCGCACAGCATCTTGTTGACTTCACGGAAGCAGAGGAAGATCTTGTTTCCAGAATGCACAGGCTTGTGGGGAACAG GTGGGAGATTATAGCAGGAAGAATCCCAGGAAGGACAGCAGAAGAGGTAGAGATGTTCTGGTCCAAAAAATACCAGGAAAGATGA